A region from the Drosophila mauritiana strain mau12 chromosome 2L, ASM438214v1, whole genome shotgun sequence genome encodes:
- the LOC117150645 gene encoding transient receptor potential-gamma protein, with the protein MMEEENTIRPHQEIRQLTLEEKKFLLAVERGDMAGTRRMLQKAQDTEYINVNCVDPLGRTALLMAIDNENLEMVELLINYNVDTKDALLHSISEEFVEAVEVLLDHENVTFHSEGNHSWESASEDTSTFTPDITPLILAAHRDNYEIIKILLDRGAVLPMPHDVRCGCDECVQSRQEDSLRHSRSRINAYRALASPSLIALSSKDPILTAFELSWELRRLSFLEHEFKNEYQELRKQCQDFATALLDHTRTSHELEILLNHDPTGPVYEHGERMHLNRLKLAIKLRQKKFVAHSNVQQLLASIWYEGLPGFRRKNMALQAVDIIRIGIMFPIFSLAYILAPYSSIGQTMRKPFIKFICHSASYFTFLFLLMLASQRIETFIGGWFFADSSGMLNTMEELPTKRGAKPTFIEWLILAWVSGLIWSEVKQLWDVGLQEYLNDMWNVIDFVTNSLYVATVALRVVSFFQVQKEMIYNSHATDLPRERWDAWDPMLISEGLFSAANIFSSLKLVYIFSVNPHLGPLQVSLSRMVMDIMKFFFLYVLVLFAFGSGLNQLLWYYADLEKKRCPEVSPMSALLNMNGTNDPNACIVWRRFSNLFETTQTLFWAVFGLIDLDSFELDGIKIFTRFWGMLMFGTYSVINIVVLLNLLIAMMNHSYQLISERADVEWKFARSKLWISYFEEGGTCPPPFNIIPTPKSIWYAIKWMRRVFCSGSSAARREHLKTIRRKAQQASDRDFKYQQIMRNLVRRYVTVEQRKAESQGVTEDDVNEIKQDISAFRCELVEILKNSGMDTNVTAGQGGGGGGKKNRQKERRLMKGFNIAPPGSTGSLAPVAEFSTSLDNYDNQHEILSSTLSTLFTPNFMHKRQQSQAGSGGGGSESPTTPTAPQGTQGAAMTASSQVTKYNKSALKPYNKRIAGHKKRWGTLIEAAKVGNVSKMLGRSKSEDSVCNSSHTSTPVHGQMRVTYAQNSPQQGYGYHGETSSTTTSTPTPTISVVSNSPAAHAGVGSHFFHTTSGLTAIAALKRKRKKFSSSKNICPVTESVAAANAAEILNDKTLKRVSSYPAAEAGVQHNPAQLVKPRRHEQTQSQHDSVETNSTFTLSIDPSNTSVNSREPLISTSCVSTTGAIG; encoded by the exons ATGATGGAGGAGGAGAACACGATCCGGCCGCATCAGGAGATTCGGCAGCTGAcgctggaggagaagaagTTCCTGCTGGCCGTGGAGAGGGGCGATATGGCCGGCACACGCAGGATGCTGCAGAAGGCCCAGGACACGGAGTACATCAATGTGAACTGCGTGGATCCGCTGGGACGAACAGCTCTGCTGATGGCCATTGACAACGAGAATCTGGAAATGGTGGAGCTGCTGATCAACTACAATGTGGACACTAAGGATGCGCTGCTGCATTCCATCTCTGAGGAATTCGTTGAGGCTGTGGAGGTGTTGCTGGACCATGAAAACGTCACCTTTCACAGCGAGGGCAACCAT AGTTGGGAATCCGCCTCAGAGGACACGTCGACCTTCACGCCGGACATTACGCCCCTGATCCTGGCGGCTCACCGCGACAACTATGAGATTATCAAGATCCTCTTGGATCGGGGTGCCGTGCTGCCCATGCCCCATGATGTGCGATGTGGCTGTGATGAGTGCGTTCAGTCGCGGCAGGAGGATTCCCTCAGGCACTCGAGATCGCGCATCAACGCCTATCGGGCCCTGGCCAGTCCCAGTTTGATAGCACTCTCCTCCAAGGACCCCATCCTCACGGCCTTCGAGTTGTCTTGGGAGCTGCGCAGGCTCAGCTTTCTCGAGCACGAATTTAAG AATGAGTACCAGGAGCTGCGCAAGCAGTGCCAGGACTTCGCCACCGCCCTGCTGGACCACACTCGCACCTCCCACGAGCTGGAGATCCTGCTCAACCACGATCCCACCGGTCCGGTTTACGAGCACGGCGAACGGATGCATCTAAACCGTCTGAAGCTGGCCATTAAACTGCGCCAGAAGAAG TTCGTGGCCCACTCGAATGTTCAACAACTGCTGGCAAGCATTTGGTACGAAGGATTGCCCGGATTCCGGAGGAAGAACATGGCATTGCAGGCTGTGGACATCATACGCATAGGCATCATGTTCCCCATCTTCTCGCTGGCCTACATCCTGGCACCCTACTCCAGCATTGGCCAAACAATGCGAAAACCCTTCATCAAGTTCATCTGCCACAGCGCCTCCTACTTCACCTTTCTAT TTCTGTTGATGTTAGCTTCTCAGAGAATTGAGACCTTCATCGGTGGCTGGTTCTTTGCCGATTCCTCGGGAATGCTGAACACGATGGAGGAGCTGCCCACGAAGCGCGGTGCCAAGCCCACCTTCATTGAGTGGCTAATCCTGGCCTGGGTGAGCGGTCTCATCTGGAGCGAGGTGAAGCAACTGTGGGACGTCGGTCTGCAGGAGTACCTCAACGACATGTGGAATGTGATCGACTTTGTCACGAACTCCCTGTATGTGGCCACAGTGGCTTTGCGGGTTGTATCCTTCTTTCAG GTCCAAAAAGAGATGATATACAACTCGCATGCCACGGATCTGCCGAGGGAGCGGTGGGACGCCTGGGACCCGATGCTCATATCGGAGGGTCTATTCAGTGCAGCGAACATTTTCAGTAGCCTCAAGCTGGTTTATATATTCTCGGTGAATCCGCATCTGGGGCCACTGCAGGTGTCGCTGTCCCGGATGGTGATGGACATCATGAAGTTCTTCTTTTTATATGTCCTAGTTCTGTTCGCTTTTGGCAGTGGTCTCAATCAGTTGCTGTG GTATTACGCCGATCTCGAGAAGAAACGTTGCCCTGAAGTTTCGCCCATGAGTGCTCTTCTAAACATGAATGGAACCAATGATCCCAATGCTTGCATTGTGTGGCGCAGATTCTCCAA TTTATTCGAAACCACACAAACACTCTTCTGGGCTGTCTTCGGCCTAATAGATTTGGACAGCTTTGAGTTGGATGGAATCAAGATCTTTACCAGATTCTGGGGCATGCTAATGTTTGGAACTTACTCGGTTATAAATATTGTGGTGCTGCTCAACCTACTTATTGCCATGATGAATCATTCGTATCAACTTATTTCG GAACGTGCTGATGTGGAGTGGAAATTTGCTCGCTCCAAACTCTGGATAAGCTACTTTGAGGAGGGCGGAACCTGTCCACCGCCATTTAACATTATACCTACTCCGAAGTCTATTTGGTACGCCATCAAATGGATGCGTCGCGTCTTCTGCAGCGGTTCCTCTGCCGCTCGACGGGAACATCTAAAGACAATACGA CGAAAGGCGCAGCAGGCTAGCGATCGGGACTTCAAGTACCAGCAGATAATGCGGAATTTGGTCAGGCGTTATGTAACCGTGGAGCAGCGAAAGGCCGAATCCCAGGGAGTCACCGAGGACGACGTGAACGAGATCAAGCAGGATATATCCGCCTTCCGGTGCGAGCTGGTGGAAATACTCAAGAACAGCGGAATGGATACGAATGTGACGGCGGGTCAAGGAGGTG GAGGTGGTGGCAAGAAAAACCGCCAGAAGGAGCGTCGCCTAATGAAGGGCTTCAATATCGCACCGCCTGGCTCCACGGGATCGTTGGCTCCAGTTGCCGAGTTCTCCACCTCGCTGGACAACTATGATAACCAGCACGAGATCCTCAGCTCCACACTATCCACCCTCTTCACGCCGAACTTTATGCACAAGCGCCAGCAAAGTCAGGCCGGAAGTGGAGGCGGTGGATCAGAGTCACCGACCACGCCCACAGCTCCCCAGGGAACTCAGGGGGCGGCAATGACCGCCAGTAGCCAGGTCACCAAGTACAACAAGTCCGCCCTGAAGCCGTACAACAAGCGAATCGCTGGACACAAAAAGAGATGGG GTACCTTAATCGAAGCCGCCAAAGTCGGCAACGTGAGCAAAATGCTGGGCCGATCGAAGTCCGAGGATTCGGTGTGCAACTCCTCGCACACATCAACGCCAGTTCATGGCCAGATGCGGGTGACCTACGCGCAGAACTCGCCACAGCAGGGATATGGTTACCATGGAGAGACCAGTTCCACAACCACATCCACACCAACTCCCACGATTTCGGTGGTCAGCAATTCGCCAGCAGCCCACGCCGGAGTGGGATCGCATTTCTTTCACACGACAAGTG GTCTCACTGCCATTGCTGCACTGAAGCGTAAGCGCAAAAAGTTCTCATCGAGCAAGAATATTTGTCCGGTCACCGAATCCGTGGCAGCGGCCAATGCTGCTGAGATACTAAATGATAAG ACCCTTAAGCGGGTGTCCAGCTATCCTGCCGCCGAGGCCGGCGTGCAGCACAATCCAGCCCAATTGGTCAAGCCAAGACGCCATGAGCAGACGCAGAGTCAACACGATTCGGTGGAGACCAACTCGACCTTCACTCTGTCCATCGATCCATCCAACACGTCTGTGAACTCCAGGGAGCCGCTAATCAGCACCAGTTGTGTTTCGACCACGGGAGCTATTGGTTGA
- the LOC117139585 gene encoding fibronectin type-III domain-containing protein 3A isoform X3 codes for MDGSKKTLLIKISANGTSHFYTPVAGYPGPGPAGNGPPHYHLPPPPPPQQQQQPPQQPQQQAPQGAPPPQQQQQQQQQQQQVAPPSVQGAPSAGSVGAAQGAPATATTTHTHAHSHSHSHAHSHTHPQPHAHSPHSPSPPNYRDERSQRQHNKLLRKLEKQRESNPPHSPSPRRANELNGHNNNNIPPGVPLPGHLSNHHNAVNHQGRRLPQQHQGQAHQVAQQQQTQARNGNPQHPQRAGSSVGGASSVGTSEDGEDNSSLAGDDEEEYHRENSIIEQISAIEKPEVIDVTSRAAKIIWESPAIANTVTVDMRQLRYQVLLCDSGKQCKYKSLYQGEAYECIVQDLQPGQDYLVRLQVHYQKLTGTVSDPTEFRTPPCEPDQPPPPKLVSRTKNSINLRWAAPAANGASIQHYLLEYDEGRMPGQPQKFVELAKIKAKHYVIGKLQPTTVYSFRLAAVNEAGQSPYSPVASYSTSGNPPPVPKPPQLLASSSSSLKLGWERRAQDGDFLLQLQDAESGHGFLNTYKGTELQTECLQLRRASSYQFRLRSENEAGFSPWSPEVSYRTLAERPGRPGKPHAKGKIHGTQFKARWDAPSDSGGAEILCYHLELSAAGPAFERIYSGAETEAMCERLQPGTTYALRTCCEGPAGQSPYSDIGHVTTEAVPPSAPPPPHCSDPPSSYAALLKLLHPEYNGGAPILEFEAQMRRLEQVQPPQLVYRGKQAYFVAQDLTPGGMYETQVRAINRIGAGNWSQWMRFTAAAAAPGVPEELRVLVKSATHLGVSWQPPLQENGAPVTSYTLKSASQERKEDDSEEEVKEPPSSEFHNCYQGPQTCAELRNLSPYTRYHFRIQASNSAGTGNSSDVISVCTPAAVPGAPQMQGYEFTAQEVTLNWTQPAAHGSPICSYNIEYGERTIATPDACTRYTVSGLMPETGYKFRVQAVNAIGAGAFSAYAKLTTQPAPPAPPRLECSGAGHNYIKLKWGDNGNGKVVNSNPSGNGGDFTKYFVEMYVARAKQFQAVYSGTNCMCKVHKLQERSSYTFRIYAHTDRAGDGDYSEEFVFETSATLPANIKPPRVVQEGSVCLMELPGQLGMQLTLEWQHSKNSFNDRVEYELQYAVLGAAELEGESLSPKGRSSSSSGSSNGAPINLPNHDYRQLYRGPETKFTIDNLAAGTCYQFRVCPVRIAAGGELLYGQPSSPLRYQVPSELDPSSATCHHHLHGSTATPAMASSQRSSRKLSAGNGSTNGLHMRSVSASAISGASGVGADPVAIGRLQQELSGFNACADPLHHHHHHHHHHHQPCGGGVGGAGGISGATDSHHQHQHHMHHSHHMHHAHHPHTGMGGSSSNSSSSTAAAISSSLAQAGGLRRIVCKVTSLYSNRRRLSDQQKAVCIVVSFLVGTFLVAMLVNMLRG; via the exons ATGGATGGTTCGAAGAAAACGCTGCttattaaa ATAAGCGCGAATGGCACTTCGCATTTCTACACCCCGGTGGCGGGCTATCCTGGCCCAGGACCTGCGGGCAATGGTCCACCACACTATCACTTgccgccaccaccgccgccgcaacagcagcagcagccaccaCAACAACCACAGCAGCAAGCGCCCCAAGGAGCACCACcgccacagcagcaacaacaacaacagcagcagcagcagcaggtggcACCACCTTCGGTCCAAGGAGCACCAAGCGCTGGAAGTGTAGGTGCAGCCCAAGGAGCACCAGCCACTGCGACAACCACCCATACACACGCCCACTCGCACTCCCACTCACACGcccactcgcacacacatcCCCAGCCACATGCACATTCCCCGCACTCGCCATCGCCGCCCAATTATCGGGATGAACGCAGCCAGCGGCAGCACAACAAGCTGCTCCGGAAGCTGGAGAAGCAGCGGGAGTCAA ATCCCCCGCATTCGCCATCTCCACGTCGTGCCAACGAACTGAATGGtcacaataataacaacattCCTCCGGGTGTGCCACTGCCCGGACACCTCAGTAACCACCATAATGCAGTGAACCATCAAGGACGTCGCCTGCCGCAGCAGCACCAGGGGCAGGCCCATCAGGtggcacagcagcaacagacgCAGGCCAGGAACGGGAATCCGCAGCATCCCCAGAGAGCCGGCAGCAGTGTGGGTGGCGCCAGCTCGGTAGGAACCTCCGAGGACGGCGAGGATAACTCCAGTCTGGCCGGCGATGATGAGGAGGAGTACCATCGCGAGAACAGCATCATTGAGCAAATCTCAGCTATTGAAAAGCCAGAGGTAATCGATGTGACTTCACGGGCGGCCAAGATAATTTGGGAGAGTCCAGCCATTGCGAATACAGTGACGGTGGATATGCGGCAGCTCCGGTACCAAGTGCTCCTCTGTGATTCTGGAAAGCAGTGCAAGTACAAGAGCTTGTACCAAGGAGAGGCCTACGAGTGCATTGTGCAAGACCTGCAGCCGGGTCAGGATTACCTAGTCCGCTTGCAGGTGCACTACCAAAAACTTACGGGAACAGTGAGTGATCCCACGGAATTTAGGACGCCACCCTGTGAACCAGACCAACCGCCGCCGCCGAAACTGGTTTCCCGGACTAAGAACTCCATAAACCTTCGATGGGCTGCTCCGGCAGCAAACGGTGCCAGCATACAGCACTATCTGCTGGAATACGATGAGGGCAGGATGCCCGGACAACCGCAAAAGTTTGTGGAATTGGCCAAGATCAAGGCCAAGCACTATGTCATTGGAAAACTGCAGCCGACTACGGTCTACAGTTTCCGTTTGGCGGCGGTTAATGAAGCGGGTCAGAGTCCCTATTCTCCGGTGGCCAGCTACAGCACCTCCGGAAATCCCCCGCCAGTGCCTAAACCACCTCAGCTGCTGGCCAGCAGTTCCAGTTCCTTAAAACTGGGCTGGGAGCGGCGGGCCCAAGATGGAGACTTCCTGCTGCAACTACAGGACGCTGAATCGGGTCATGGTTTCCTGAATACCTACAAGGGTACAGAGCTGCAAACGGAGTGCCTGCAATTAAGACGGGCTAGCAGCTACCAATTCCGTCTGAGATCCGAAAACGAAGCCGGTTTTTCACCCTGGTCACCGGAGGTTAGCTACCGCACCTTAGCGGAACGTCCGGGAAGGCCAGGCAAACCGCATGCCAAGGGAAAGATTCATGGCACCCAGTTTAAGGCCCGCTGGGATGCACCCAGCGATTCCGGTGGTGCTGAGATCCTGTGCTACCACTTGGAGTTAAGTGCCGCTGGGCCAGCTTTCGAAAGGATCTACAGTGGCGCCGAAACAGAAGCCATGTGCGAAAGACTTCAGCCGGGTACCACATACGCTCTGCGAACCTGTTGCGAAGGTCCAGCTGGTCAGAGTCCGTACTCCGATATAGGACACGTCACCACGGAGGCGGTGCCACCATCTGCTCCGCCTCCACCGCATTGCAGTGATCCTCCCTCGTCGTACGCCGCCCTTCTGAAGCTCCTGCATCCGGAGTATAACGGTGGAGCTCCGATCTTAGAGTTCGAAGCCCAGATGCGTCGCCTAGAGCAAGTGCAACCTCCGCAGTTGGTTTACCGCGGCAAGCAGGCCTACTTTGTGGCGCAGGATCTGACACCCGGTGGCATGTATGAAACCCAGGTAAGGGCCATTAACCGGATTGGCGCCGGTAACTGGTCCCAGTGGATGAGATttacagcagcagctgctgctcctggagTTCCCGAAGAGTTACGGGTGCTGGTGAAGTCGGCCACCCACCTGGGTGTCAGTTGGCAACCGCCGTTGCAGGAGAATGGTGCCCCAGTGACCAGTTACACCCTAAAAAGTGCCAGCCAAGAAAGAAAGGAAGATGACTCGGAGGAGGAGGTCAAAGAGCCGCCTAGCTCCGAATTCCACAACTGCTATCAGGGACCACAAACCTGCGCTGAACTGAGAAACCTTTCGCCCTACACACGCTACCATTTCCGCATCCAGGCGAGCAACTCAGCCGGAACGGGAAACTCCTCCGACGTGATAAGTGTATGTACGCCAGCCGCAGTTCCAGGAGCTCCTCAAATGCAGGGCTACGAGTTCACCGCCCAGGAGGTCACACTCAACTGGACCCAGCCGGCGGCCCACGGCTCGCCCATATGCTCCTACAACATTGAGTACGGGGAGAGAACTATCGCTACACCGGATGCCTGTACACGCTATACTGTTAGTGGCTTAATGCCGGAAACCGGCTACAAGTTCCGTGTTCAAGCGGTCAACGCCATTGGTGCCGGAGCTTTTAGTGCCTATGCTAAGCTGACCACCCAACCAGCTCCTCCGGCACCACCTCGCTTAGAGTGCAGCGGTGCTGGCCACAATTACATAAAGCTCAAGTGGGGCGATAACGGAAACGGCAAAGTGGTAAACTCCAATCCGTCTGGAAATGGTGGCGACTTTACCAAGTACTTTGTGGAGATGTATGTGGCCAGGGCTAAGCAGTTCCAGGCCGTCTACTCCGGCACCAATTGCATGTGCAAGGTGCACAAACTTCAAGAGCGAAGCAGCTACACTTTCCGGATTTATGCCCATACCGATCGGGCTGGCGATGGGGATTACTCGGAGGAATTTGTTTTTGAGACTTCGGCCACGCTGCCGGCGAACATAAAGCCTCCTCGTGTTGTCCAAGAGGGAAGCGTTTGCCTAATGGAGCTGCCTGGCCAACTGGGAATGCAACTCACCTTGGAGTGGCAGCACTCAAAGAACTCCTTCAATGATCGTGTGGAGTACGAATTGCAGTATGCAGTATTGGGCGCAGCTGAATTGGAGGGTGAATCCTTGTCGCCCAAAGGACGCAGCAGCAGTTCCAGTGGCAGCTCAAATGGAGCTCCAATTAATTTGCCCAACCATGACTACAGGCAATTGTATCGCGGTCCAGAGACCAAATTCACCATTGACAATCTGGCAGCTGGTACATGCTACCAGTTCCGAGTGTGTCCAGTGCGGATAGCGGCAGGCGGAGAACTCCTGTACGGTCAGCCGTCCAGTCCGTTGCGCTACCAGGTGCCCAGTGAACTGGATCCTAGCTCGGCGACCTGTCATCACCACCTGCACGGTTCCACCGCAACACCGGCGATGGCCTCTAGCCAGAGAAGCAGCCGGAAACTGTCCGCCGGCAATGGCTCAACCAACGGTCTGCACATGCGATCGGTAAGTGCGTCGGCAATAAGTGGAGCGAGCGGCGTGGGAGCAGATCCCGTGGCAATTGGACGACTGCAGCAGGAGCTTTCTGGTTTCAATGCCTGCGCAGATCCCCtgcatcaccatcatcatcatcaccaccaccaccatcagccgTGCGGTGGCGGCGTTGGAGGAGCCGGTGGAATCTCCGGGGCAACGGACTCGCACCACCAGCATCAGCACCACATGCACCACTCGCATCACATGCACCACGCCCACCATCCGCACACCGGAATGGGCGGTAGCTCTTCGAACTCCAGCTCCTCAACGGCGGCGGCCATATCCTCCAGTTTGGCCCAGGCGGGAGGATTAAGGCGGATCGTTTGTAAAGTTACTTCACTGTACTCCAACCGGAGGCGTCTTAGCGACCAACAAAAGGCCGTATGCATTGTGGTCTCCTTCCTAGTGGGCACTTTCCTGGTCGCCATGCTCGTCAATATGTTGAGGGGCTAA